The DNA region CACCATTTGGCTGAAGCCGTTTAAAGACGGTAACACCTCTTGGCGCGGAGGGCGTATCATGGTTCGGAGCGCGTTGGCTTGCAGGAATAAATTCTCGAATTTTTTCGTCATTTTTCTGACCCGGGCATGAAGTTCGTAATTTGACGCGTCCAAATAATGGCTGATATAACTGAGATGATCAGCCATTTGCCTTAACCAGAAGTAGCTTTCATGAATCATGGCGTCCGCCGGCGCAACCTTGCCGCCTGACTGCAGCAAATTAAACACGGACAGTGTCTCTTCGGCTTCCCGAATCATATGATCCAGAAGCGATTGCGGCGTGGAAATGATGACATTGCAGCGAAGGGCTCTATCCAATGTATACACGAGCAAGCTATGAAATTCGGGTACGGCTCGCTGCGCTTCGTGAATCAACGTCCCGGGATCGGCCGATTTTGTTTTTGTTTTTTCGAAAATGGCTCCCAAACGTTGCATGACATGCTGGTTCGCGCGGGCGAGTTCCCGTTCATAATGGCTTATTTCCCTGTCCAAAAAACGACTGTGATCAAAATTGTTCTGCACCCAAAACGCGATAATTCCATTGATATCCCGTTCATAATGATCTGTGTAGGGCATGGCGGCACAACCTCTTTCTTTTTTTATAACCCTTACTGCACATTATGGTTATTGGCTTGGTTAGGTTCCTGCCCACACAAAATGATTTTGTCCTCCTAAGTTTTATACTGATCGCATTGAATAACATAATTGATTGTTGAAGAAAATACTGAAAAAAAAAGATGACAAAACAGAAAAATGAGTGGACGCGGGATTAACGAAAAAGCCATCATCGCCGATTTATGATACAATAAAACGTAATTAGGCGATGGATGGTGTATGTATGCGAATCGGCAACTTGTTCGATTTTACCGAAAGCCACCGGTTTTACGCTTACCGCGGTTTTTCGCTTGACAGCTTTAGTTTGAAAATACTATATTCCATCTACCAGCCGATGATCGGCCCGGGAGCGGTCGGATTATACTGCACATTGTATTATTCGGTTCCCATGGACAAGCTGGGCTTTTCCGCGCCCGAACAGCAGCGCCGCCTGTTTTTGGCTCTCGGCATGGAAATGAACGAAACGGGCCGAAAGCGGCTGATTGAATTTTCTTCCCGTTTGGAAGCGGTCGGGCTGTTGCAAACTGTTCGCAAATACATAGCTGATTCCGACGAATTTGTTTACGAATACACGTTGCTTGCTCCGCTTATGCCGGATGAGTTTTTTCAAAACCAGCATTTGGTTATGCTGCTTCGCGACAAGCTGGGCAAGCATGCCGTATTGGCGCTGCGCAACGAGTTCGCCGCGGCATATCCGGCGGACCGCTTGCCGCCTTTGCAAGACAGCGGCGAGCAATTGACGGTGCCGTTTTACGATTTGTTTCGCTTAAACCTGAATTCCGTTGATGAGGAATTGGAGCAAACGCTGATGCAAATGGCGCCCGCGCGCGAAACAGCGCCCGCGCCGATCGGTACGTTTCGCGGTTTCAGCTTTGCCGAGTTGCTGATGCGCATACCCAGGCAGTCGGCAAACCGCCCCTATATTGAGGCGCTGCGCAATGACCCGGAAGGCTTTGCGGCGGTTAATTATACGGCGGCAAAATATATGCTGACATTGGCGGAAACGTGCCGACTGTTGGATGAGGACGGCATTTTTTCCCCGGACGGCGATTTGTGGGTGGAAGAATTGCAATATCGCGCCGCCCAACTGTTCAGGCAAAAACAAAAGCATGCGAGCGACCGGAATGTGGCGCTGGCCAAACTGGCGAAGCAGCCTGCGACCGGCAAAGATTCGCTCCTTCCGCAAAAACCGGTAGATCCCGCAAGCATCGTGGACGTGCCGCAAACGCTGCAAGGGAATATGACCGCCGAAAGCTACAGTTTATTTTTAAAAAACGCGCCGTATACGCAAGTTTTGGCGCTGTTTTTCCCCGGCGCGGTGCCGTCCCAAACATTAAAGCTGTTTGAGACGGTCGACTTTCATTTTAAGCTGCCGGAAGAAGTGATCAACGCGCTCATTCATTATTTGATGGCGAACCGCAAATCAATCGCCAAACCGTTTGTCGAGGCGATAGTTGCCAATTTGCTGAGCCAGCGGATTCATACATTCGAACAGGCCATCGCTTATTTTCGGGATATTGAGCAGGCGATTGGCAAGCGCAAGTCGGCCGCCCCATCGGGAAAAGGCCGCGCCAAGCAAAAGCCGAAGCTGCCGGTTGCTCCTGCCGATGAGCGTCCTCATCCCGTCAGCGAGGAGCGGCTTGATGAAATTAAAAAACTGGCGCTCAAGCTGAAAAGTAAGCCCGCGGACGAAAGGGGATCGTAATCCGTGAAATCGCTCGCTGAAATATTAAAACAATTTCCGGCTGCCGCATATGCGGGCAACATGGAGCAAAAAATCGCCCAAATTCTGAACGCTCCGGAAGTGAAAAAGCTGCGCGCCCAATACCCGGAATTGGACGAACAAATCCTTTTGCGCAATATCAACAAGCTTTATCAATATGTGACGGAGTATCGCAATTGCGCCAATTGCCCGGGGGTGGATCAATGCCCGAACGAGTTTCCCGGCCACTATACCCGCTTGTCCGTTGAGTTGGTCAATGGAGAGCCGCAGTTGGTCGAGCGCAAAGTAGCCTGCAAAAAATGGCTGGCGCATCAGGCGCGGGAAGCGGTGCGCAAACGCGTCCGCAGCTTTTATGTTGATGAGCGCGCGCTTGATGAGGGATGCAACATCGAAGAGATTGTGGAGATCGACCGCGACCGGGCGGAAGCCGTCGGCAAGATCATCTCCTATATGATTGCGACGAGGGATAACGGCTTGCAGCCAAAAGGATTGTTCCTGACGGGCGGCTTTGGCACGGGAAAAACGTTTCTGATGTGCTACATGCTGCACGAATTGGCCAAGTCGGGCTACTCCGGGGTCATTGTTTACACTCCCGAATTTGTCGAGGATTTAAAATCGATGTTTTCGGAGCCGCAAAAGCTGAAGGAAACGGTGGAATTGATGAAACAATGCGACTTGCTTGTTTTTGACGACATTGGCGCGGAAAACTTGAATCCGTGGGTAAGGGACCATGTGATCGGCTCGATTTTGAACTATCGGATGAACCGCAAACCGACATTTTACACGTCAAATTTCAACCTCGAGTTGTTGGAGCAGCATTTTTCCTTTACCAACAAGGAAGGGGAAGAAGAATACAAGGGGCGCAGGCTGATGGACCGCATCCGGCCGTATGTGGACGTGATCGAGGTCGCCGGTACAAACAAACGCGGAAACGTTTAAAAATCCTGTTAAAAAGCCGATCCTGTCAACGGATCGGTTTCTTTCGGTTCTAATGGTTCTGTTGGTAAACCTTTGCGATATCGGCTTACATGCTTATCTGTACGTGCTGATAATCGTGACAATAATCGTAACCACAATGATAAATATAAACATGCCGGCAAATCCGGTGGCCACATCCGCAAAGTCGTTACGCGGTTCCTCGTTGATATGCAATTCCGGATTGTTTTGTTCACTCATCGTATGTTCCTCCCCAAAATCATACGGACTATTTAAACGCCATAGCAGTAGTATAACCCAAAATGCCGTGCGATTGCAAAGGTCTTTTGGCGCATTGTCCATGCCGCCCGCGCAAACGATCGTAGTTGTCGCTGCTGTCTGCGCAAACGATCGTATTTGCCCCTGTGTCCGCGCAAACGTTTTGCCCCAGCCGGTTGCGTAAACGGCTGTATTTTCCCTGCCGGTTGCGCTAACGGACGTATTTGCCGTTATTTTGCGAAAAAACGGCTTGTTGAAATTTTAACGGACGCTGGTGCCGTTATTTGGGCAAAATTCGGCTCCAAAGCCATGAAAATAGGCAAATAGGCGCAATGACGTCCGTTTAGAAATTTGAAAGCGCAAAAAACCGCCTGTTAACGTCACTGGCGTCCGTTAGAGCGTAACGTGGAGGAAAACGTTAGAGCGTAACGTGGAGGAAAACGCCAGAGCGTACGTGTGGAAAAACGTTAGAGCGTACGTGGGGGAGATCGTTAGAACGTTCGTGCAACGGATTAGCGGGGGAAAACGCCAGAACGTGCGTACAACAGAGGCTGATGCTGTGCCGGCAGCGGGTTGGCGGAAAAGACTGGCGCCCGGTTATGACTTTGGCATAAATTGTGGTATACTTTAGATGCCGATAAAAGAGGCTATTCAGTTGTTGCAAAAGGAGGAATCTGGAGAGTGGCTATCGTAAATGTATCCGATCAAACGTTCAAGTCCGAAGTTGAGTCGCAGGACTCGGGAACGGTGCTGGTCGATTTCTGGGCGCCCTGGTGCGGTCCGTGCAAAATGATCGCTCCCGTGCTGGAAGAATTGGACGGAGAGATCGGCGAAAAATTAAAGATCGCCAAACTCAATGTCGATGACAACCCGGAAGCGGCTTCGCGTTTTGGTGTTTTGAGCATCCCGACATTGATCGTGTTTAAAAACGGCGCACCCGTTGATAAAGTGATCGGTTTTCAATCCAAGGACGCTTTGAAAAATGTGCTATCCCGCCATATTGGCTAAGATTTTACCGGGTGCAAGTTGTTTCAAAAAAACCGCTCCTTCGCTTCAGAGAGAGCGGTTTTTAAGCATTTGAAAAACGGAGTGAAACCGGATGCCGCCCGAAAAAATAGACGACCCGAAACTTAGGCTGGAAACAATTCGGCAGAAACTCGCGTTATTGCCGGATAAGCCCGGCTGTTATCTGATGAAAAACTGTGACGGCAAAATCATATATGTGGGCAAGGCGAAAGTGCTGAAAAACCGGGTGCGCTCGTATTTCACCGGCACTCATAACGCCAAGACACAGCTGCTAGTCAATGATATTTGCGATTTTGAATACATTGTCACCGCAAGCAACAAGGAAGCCTTGATCCTGGAATGCAATCTGATCAAGCAATACCACCCCCGCTACAATGTGATGCTGCGGGATGACAAGACTTATCCGTATATAAAAATTACGAATGAAGAGTACCCGCGCCTGGAGATCACCCGGCAAGTGCGGAAAGACAAGGCAAAATACTTCGGCCCGTATCCGAACGTCTTTGCCGCCCGGCGAATCAAAAAGCTGCTGGATCGGCTGGTGCCGTTAAGCAAATGCGGCCGGAATGACAAGAAACCGTGCCTTTACTATCATATCGGACAGTGCGTATGTCCGTATGTGTTCGGTTACGACAAGAACGAATATGAACGGATGGTGCAGGAGGTTGTCCGCTTTCTGCAGGGCAGCCATGAAGAAATCAAACAGGATTTGGCGCGAAAGATGCATGAAGCCGCGGAACAGTTGCAGTTTGAACGGGCGAAGGAACTGCGCGATGTGATTGCCGACATCGATACGGTGATGGAAAAGCAGACGATTTCCAGCCCGGACGCCGCAAACCGCGACATTTTCGGTTATGCCGTGGATAAAGGGTGGATGTGCGTCCAGGTACTGTATATGCGCCAGGGAAAAATGATTGAGCGGCATGCTTCCGTTTTTCCTTTCTATGGCGAGGAATACGACGATTTTATCACCTATGTGACGCAGTATTACAGCGAAAATCCCGCATTGCCAAGTGAATTGTTTTTGCCCGCGCCGCCCGAACAGAGCGCGGAGAAAGAGGGCGCAAGCGAATCCGGCGCAGCCGAGACCATAAGCGCTCTGGAAAATTGGCTGCATGTGCGCGTGCGCATGCCAAAGCGGGGGCCGAAGCGGAAAATGGTGGAAATGGCTGAGAACAATGCGAAAATGGCGCTTGCCGAGAAGTTTCTCATGATGGAACGCGATGAAAGCCGCACGGACAAGGCTGCCGCCAATTTGGCGAAGCTGTTCGGCCTTGAGCATTTGCGGCGCATTGAAGCGTTCGACAACTCCAACATCCAGGGGACGCATCCCGTTTCCGCGATGGTGGTGTTTACGAACGGCCGCCCGGACCGCAAAGAATACCGCAAATACAAAATAAAAACGGTCAGTGGGCCGGACGATGTCGCCACCATGCGCGAAGTTATCCGCAGACGGTATGAGCGCGTATTGAAAGAAAATTTGCCCATGCCCGATCTGATTATCGTTGACGGCGGCAAGGGGCAAATCGCGGCGGCTATCGATGTGCTGGAGAATGAGTTGGGAATTGCGATTCCGGTTTGCGGTCTGGTTAAAGACGACAAGCACAAAACTTCGCAATTGATGGCGGGCGATCCTCCGGAAATCATCCCGCTTTCCCGGCATAGCCAGGAGTTTTATTTGCTGCAGCGCATTCAGGATGAGGTGCATCGGTTCGCCATCACATTCCACCGCGAAACGCGCGGCAAGTCGATGATTTATTCGATGCTGGACGCCATACCGGGCGTCGGCGCCAAACGCAAAAAAGAGTTGCTGCGCCATTTCGGCTCCGTCAAAAAAATCCGCGAGGCGACATTGGACGATTTCCGCCCGCTCGGATTTGGCGACCAATTGAGCCGCCGCATTATCGAAGCGTTGCGGGACGCAATGGAGGACCATTCCTGACCTTTCGGTCGTGCAGCCATTTGATGAACAGGGCGATCAACGCCGGTGACAGGAGGTAGCCGACTCCCGTAAGCGCATTGAGCGTTCCGCCCAAATACATGATGGAAATCCCCATCAAGACCGAGTCCATGCTGGCGTGCGCGAACAGCGAGGTCAGCAAACCATAGCGCAAAAAAGCCAAACCGAAAAACAGGCCGAGTATAGTGACCTCAATGAGTCTTGTATAAAAAGGGTAAAACGGATACCCGACATGCAACATTGCCCAGAAAAAGCTGGGGATCAGCATGGCGATGAAGGTGTTGCGGAACAGCTTTTTGCACAGGGCGATGCCGAACAACCGGTAAACCGCTTCTTCGGAAATGGCCGC from Bacilli bacterium includes:
- a CDS encoding DUF2935 domain-containing protein; the protein is MPYTDHYERDINGIIAFWVQNNFDHSRFLDREISHYERELARANQHVMQRLGAIFEKTKTKSADPGTLIHEAQRAVPEFHSLLVYTLDRALRCNVIISTPQSLLDHMIREAEETLSVFNLLQSGGKVAPADAMIHESYFWLRQMADHLSYISHYLDASNYELHARVRKMTKKFENLFLQANALRTMIRPPRQEVLPSLNGFSQMVIQEAKALEAFKLELDDLIKQCAAVTTSPPDLLEHIAREAHHLWRNLEERVVL
- a CDS encoding DnaD domain protein, yielding MRIGNLFDFTESHRFYAYRGFSLDSFSLKILYSIYQPMIGPGAVGLYCTLYYSVPMDKLGFSAPEQQRRLFLALGMEMNETGRKRLIEFSSRLEAVGLLQTVRKYIADSDEFVYEYTLLAPLMPDEFFQNQHLVMLLRDKLGKHAVLALRNEFAAAYPADRLPPLQDSGEQLTVPFYDLFRLNLNSVDEELEQTLMQMAPARETAPAPIGTFRGFSFAELLMRIPRQSANRPYIEALRNDPEGFAAVNYTAAKYMLTLAETCRLLDEDGIFSPDGDLWVEELQYRAAQLFRQKQKHASDRNVALAKLAKQPATGKDSLLPQKPVDPASIVDVPQTLQGNMTAESYSLFLKNAPYTQVLALFFPGAVPSQTLKLFETVDFHFKLPEEVINALIHYLMANRKSIAKPFVEAIVANLLSQRIHTFEQAIAYFRDIEQAIGKRKSAAPSGKGRAKQKPKLPVAPADERPHPVSEERLDEIKKLALKLKSKPADERGS
- the dnaI gene encoding primosomal protein DnaI; protein product: MKSLAEILKQFPAAAYAGNMEQKIAQILNAPEVKKLRAQYPELDEQILLRNINKLYQYVTEYRNCANCPGVDQCPNEFPGHYTRLSVELVNGEPQLVERKVACKKWLAHQAREAVRKRVRSFYVDERALDEGCNIEEIVEIDRDRAEAVGKIISYMIATRDNGLQPKGLFLTGGFGTGKTFLMCYMLHELAKSGYSGVIVYTPEFVEDLKSMFSEPQKLKETVELMKQCDLLVFDDIGAENLNPWVRDHVIGSILNYRMNRKPTFYTSNFNLELLEQHFSFTNKEGEEEYKGRRLMDRIRPYVDVIEVAGTNKRGNV
- a CDS encoding YqzM family protein, with protein sequence MSEQNNPELHINEEPRNDFADVATGFAGMFIFIIVVTIIVTIISTYR
- the trxA gene encoding thioredoxin, with the translated sequence MAIVNVSDQTFKSEVESQDSGTVLVDFWAPWCGPCKMIAPVLEELDGEIGEKLKIAKLNVDDNPEAASRFGVLSIPTLIVFKNGAPVDKVIGFQSKDALKNVLSRHIG
- the uvrC gene encoding excinuclease ABC subunit UvrC, coding for MPPEKIDDPKLRLETIRQKLALLPDKPGCYLMKNCDGKIIYVGKAKVLKNRVRSYFTGTHNAKTQLLVNDICDFEYIVTASNKEALILECNLIKQYHPRYNVMLRDDKTYPYIKITNEEYPRLEITRQVRKDKAKYFGPYPNVFAARRIKKLLDRLVPLSKCGRNDKKPCLYYHIGQCVCPYVFGYDKNEYERMVQEVVRFLQGSHEEIKQDLARKMHEAAEQLQFERAKELRDVIADIDTVMEKQTISSPDAANRDIFGYAVDKGWMCVQVLYMRQGKMIERHASVFPFYGEEYDDFITYVTQYYSENPALPSELFLPAPPEQSAEKEGASESGAAETISALENWLHVRVRMPKRGPKRKMVEMAENNAKMALAEKFLMMERDESRTDKAAANLAKLFGLEHLRRIEAFDNSNIQGTHPVSAMVVFTNGRPDRKEYRKYKIKTVSGPDDVATMREVIRRRYERVLKENLPMPDLIIVDGGKGQIAAAIDVLENELGIAIPVCGLVKDDKHKTSQLMAGDPPEIIPLSRHSQEFYLLQRIQDEVHRFAITFHRETRGKSMIYSMLDAIPGVGAKRKKELLRHFGSVKKIREATLDDFRPLGFGDQLSRRIIEALRDAMEDHS